A window from Sinorhizobium fredii encodes these proteins:
- a CDS encoding DUF1194 domain-containing protein, translated as MDLQLVLAVDVSYSIGLDELQLQRTGYVEAFRRPEIMRAIGTGRLGRIAVTYVEWGGKAVQVLPWTLIEDRQSAAQFAEALRRQPIRRISFTSISNVLAFARRLVHLSPYRGSRRVIDISGDGPNNAGVPAPVARNSTVAQGIVIDGLAIMLRDTPDSASIPDLDAYYRQCVVGGEGAFVMKVSEASQFSAAILAKLTAEISGLKVSGARQPRPEPAEYAQSYNCFIGEEMQERSIGR; from the coding sequence GGACGGGCTATGTGGAGGCGTTTCGCAGGCCAGAGATAATGAGGGCGATAGGGACGGGGCGGCTCGGCAGGATTGCCGTGACCTATGTTGAGTGGGGCGGCAAGGCCGTCCAGGTGCTGCCCTGGACGCTGATCGAGGACCGGCAGAGTGCGGCACAGTTTGCCGAGGCCTTGCGCCGCCAGCCGATCCGACGGATCTCGTTCACCTCCATCTCCAATGTGCTTGCCTTCGCGCGCAGGCTTGTTCACTTGAGCCCCTATCGGGGAAGCCGGCGCGTCATCGACATATCGGGCGATGGACCCAACAATGCCGGGGTACCGGCGCCGGTTGCCCGCAACAGCACCGTTGCCCAAGGGATCGTCATCGACGGGCTGGCGATCATGTTGAGAGACACGCCGGATTCGGCCTCGATCCCGGATCTCGATGCCTATTACAGGCAGTGCGTCGTCGGCGGAGAAGGGGCGTTCGTCATGAAAGTGTCGGAGGCCAGCCAATTCTCAGCCGCTATTCTGGCCAAGCTCACGGCCGAGATTTCGGGACTGAAAGTCAGCGGCGCCAGGCAGCCCCGTCCGGAGCCTGCCGAATATGCACAGTCCTACAATTGCTTTATAGGCGAAGAGATGCAGGAGCGTTCCATCGGAAGATAG
- a CDS encoding tyramine oxidase produces MKHFRGATLIALIACAATPAAIAHPLDGLTAEEYQNINRILRNEKIVDAETLFPLIELKEPAKADVLSWKEGDALDRKAMVQFTSPDGFKEAVVNITQGKVESTAAIKGQPMVLFAEFMNALEGALGHPEMIAGLAKRGLKPEEAFCLPLTAGNFFTQDYENSRLMKVPCYRVPEGSNFYAKPIEGLFAVYDIGKKSVIKVIDSGAVDLPKDNWGYTEDEVAARTPLRPKTNKVALTQEGGPNYKINGSHLEWDIWRLNLRVDKRPGLVVSNLDVNDGDTWRSVIYQAHLSEVFVPYMDPTEGWYWRTYMDSGEYGFGLFLSPLTAGIDCPDNATFLPATIADDKGNPLVIPNAICIFERSIGDPAWRHFEVFAQTPEKPVPAEGRPATELVVRTASEVGNYDYLIDYRLQQNGQINIYIGASGLDAVKGVASTSMKDPTAKADTAYGTLIAPNLVAANHDHYFNFRIDFDVDQPANHFSTMDIVPADVEPNSPRKSMWTVKHSMPHSEMEARYKLSAAEPRYFHVSNPNREGYLGHEPGWMIHHGNVAYGPFDYANDPPMKRNAYIEYSVWNTVYDQDQRYAGGKYAMQSDGSDTLAEWVKADRPLMGKDIVTWFSAGFHHIPRMEDWPVMSTEWKTVHIMPHNFFAHNPALSIRK; encoded by the coding sequence ATGAAACATTTCAGAGGAGCAACGCTCATCGCTCTGATCGCCTGCGCGGCAACGCCGGCGGCGATCGCCCATCCGCTCGATGGGCTGACGGCGGAGGAATACCAGAACATCAACCGGATCCTGCGGAACGAGAAGATCGTCGACGCCGAAACGCTTTTCCCGCTGATCGAGCTCAAGGAGCCCGCCAAGGCCGATGTGCTCTCCTGGAAGGAGGGCGACGCGCTCGACCGCAAGGCCATGGTGCAGTTCACCAGCCCGGATGGGTTCAAGGAGGCGGTCGTCAACATCACTCAGGGCAAGGTCGAGAGCACCGCGGCCATCAAGGGCCAGCCGATGGTCCTCTTCGCCGAGTTCATGAATGCGCTCGAAGGCGCGCTCGGCCATCCCGAGATGATTGCCGGTCTCGCCAAACGCGGGCTGAAACCGGAAGAGGCCTTCTGTTTGCCGTTGACGGCCGGCAACTTTTTCACCCAGGACTACGAGAACAGCCGGCTGATGAAGGTGCCCTGCTATCGGGTTCCGGAGGGGTCGAACTTCTATGCGAAGCCGATCGAGGGCCTTTTCGCCGTCTACGACATCGGCAAGAAGAGCGTGATCAAGGTCATCGATAGCGGAGCGGTCGATCTACCGAAGGACAATTGGGGCTATACCGAGGATGAGGTCGCCGCCCGCACGCCGCTGAGGCCGAAGACGAACAAGGTCGCGCTCACCCAGGAGGGCGGCCCCAACTACAAAATCAACGGCAGCCATCTGGAATGGGATATCTGGCGGCTCAATCTGAGAGTGGACAAGCGTCCGGGCCTCGTCGTTTCAAACCTAGACGTGAACGACGGCGACACCTGGCGGTCGGTGATCTATCAGGCGCACCTCTCGGAGGTATTCGTGCCCTATATGGACCCAACCGAAGGCTGGTACTGGCGCACCTACATGGACAGCGGGGAGTATGGTTTCGGCCTCTTCCTGAGCCCGTTGACCGCAGGGATCGACTGCCCGGACAATGCGACGTTTCTGCCTGCCACGATCGCCGATGACAAGGGCAATCCGCTCGTCATCCCGAACGCGATCTGCATCTTCGAACGCAGCATCGGCGATCCGGCCTGGCGGCACTTCGAGGTCTTCGCCCAGACGCCGGAAAAGCCGGTTCCGGCGGAAGGCCGGCCGGCGACGGAGCTCGTGGTCCGCACCGCATCGGAAGTCGGCAATTACGACTACCTCATCGACTACCGTTTGCAGCAGAATGGCCAGATCAACATCTACATCGGCGCGAGCGGCCTGGACGCGGTGAAGGGTGTCGCATCGACCTCGATGAAGGATCCGACGGCCAAGGCCGACACCGCCTATGGCACGCTGATCGCGCCCAATCTCGTCGCCGCCAACCACGACCACTATTTCAACTTCCGCATCGATTTCGACGTCGACCAGCCCGCCAATCACTTCTCGACCATGGACATCGTGCCGGCGGACGTCGAGCCGAACAGCCCGCGCAAGTCGATGTGGACGGTCAAGCACTCGATGCCGCATTCGGAAATGGAGGCGCGCTATAAGCTTTCGGCGGCCGAGCCGCGCTACTTCCATGTCTCGAACCCGAACCGCGAAGGCTATCTCGGCCACGAGCCGGGCTGGATGATTCACCACGGCAACGTTGCCTACGGCCCGTTCGATTATGCCAACGATCCGCCGATGAAGCGCAATGCCTATATCGAGTACTCGGTCTGGAACACCGTCTACGATCAGGACCAGCGTTATGCCGGCGGCAAGTACGCGATGCAGAGCGACGGCAGCGATACGCTGGCGGAGTGGGTGAAGGCCGATCGTCCGCTGATGGGCAAGGACATCGTCACCTGGTTCTCGGCAGGCTTCCACCACATTCCGCGCATGGAAGACTGGCCGGTCATGTCGACCGAATGGAAGACCGTGCACATCATGCCGCACAACTTCTTCGCCCATAATCCGGCGCTCTCCATCCGGAAATGA
- a CDS encoding aldehyde dehydrogenase family protein — protein MTQHFATVNGKPVSGGASFAVLNPATGGEIGRAPDMNATELNAAVAAAQAAFPEWSARSDEALQAACAAVTARIEAQADELARMVTLEQGKPLNGLGSRWEIGGAIAWAGYTTGLSLPVKVLQDNERGRVELHRKPLGVVGSITPWNFPVMIAIWHIMPALRTGNTVVIKPSPYTPLSTLRLVEIINEVLPPGVVNVVTGDDKAFNIGAAMSAHRDIRKIVFTGSCATGQKIMASAAPTMKRLTLEMGGNDAGIVLPDADPEEIAEGLFWGAFINNGQTCAAMKRLYVHESVHDAVCDALVAFARNIAVGDGMDETSILGPIQNRMQFDKVAALVADAKTRGRVLLGGERGAGLFFPPTIIAGLKNGDPLVDEEQFGPALPVVSYSDVEDAIAMANDSSNGLGGSVWSSDIDAARNVAGRMQCGSVWINKHGAIQPNAPFGGIKASGLGVEFAEEGLQEYTDIQVVFA, from the coding sequence ATGACGCAGCACTTTGCGACGGTAAACGGAAAGCCCGTCTCCGGAGGGGCGAGCTTTGCCGTCCTCAATCCGGCGACCGGCGGCGAGATCGGTCGCGCGCCGGACATGAATGCGACGGAGCTCAACGCGGCGGTCGCGGCCGCGCAGGCGGCATTTCCGGAATGGTCCGCCCGTAGCGACGAGGCTCTGCAGGCGGCCTGCGCCGCGGTGACCGCCAGGATCGAGGCGCAGGCCGACGAACTCGCGCGGATGGTCACGCTGGAGCAGGGCAAGCCGCTCAACGGCCTCGGGTCGCGCTGGGAAATCGGCGGGGCAATCGCCTGGGCCGGCTATACGACCGGTTTGTCGCTGCCGGTCAAAGTGCTGCAGGACAATGAACGGGGCCGCGTCGAACTGCACCGCAAGCCGCTCGGCGTCGTCGGTTCTATCACGCCCTGGAACTTCCCGGTGATGATCGCCATCTGGCACATCATGCCGGCACTGCGGACCGGCAACACGGTGGTTATCAAGCCGTCGCCGTATACGCCGCTTTCCACTCTGCGGCTCGTCGAGATCATCAACGAGGTGCTGCCGCCCGGTGTCGTCAATGTCGTCACCGGCGACGACAAGGCCTTCAACATCGGCGCGGCGATGTCGGCACATCGGGATATCCGCAAGATCGTCTTCACCGGCTCCTGCGCGACCGGGCAAAAGATCATGGCGTCGGCGGCGCCGACGATGAAGCGGCTGACGCTGGAGATGGGCGGCAACGATGCCGGCATCGTCCTTCCCGATGCCGATCCCGAAGAGATCGCCGAGGGCCTGTTCTGGGGCGCCTTCATCAACAATGGCCAGACCTGTGCGGCGATGAAGCGCCTTTATGTCCATGAATCGGTCCACGACGCCGTCTGCGATGCGCTCGTCGCCTTCGCCCGCAATATCGCCGTCGGGGACGGCATGGATGAGACCAGCATTCTTGGCCCGATCCAGAATCGCATGCAGTTCGACAAGGTGGCGGCGCTCGTCGCCGACGCGAAGACCCGTGGCAGGGTTCTGCTCGGCGGCGAGCGGGGCGCTGGGCTGTTCTTCCCGCCGACGATCATTGCCGGACTGAAGAACGGTGATCCGCTCGTCGACGAGGAGCAATTCGGTCCGGCTTTGCCCGTTGTTTCCTACAGCGACGTCGAGGATGCGATCGCCATGGCAAATGACAGTTCGAACGGGCTCGGAGGATCTGTCTGGTCGTCGGACATCGATGCCGCTCGCAACGTTGCCGGCCGAATGCAGTGCGGCTCGGTCTGGATCAACAAGCATGGGGCGATTCAGCCGAACGCTCCGTTCGGCGGCATCAAGGCATCCGGGCTCGGCGTGGAATTCGCAGAGGAGGGCCTGCAGGAATACACTGACATTCAGGTCGTTTTTGCCTGA
- a CDS encoding helix-turn-helix domain-containing protein — protein MQALTVPVYRPLPVEILQGEIRNVCGAFDLEPMRGTGLVAGDVSLRRMEYFDAAVVALDARYVQRGVRSIRQDPGEHLFLLVQDEGHCSVTQGDQSLELAPGDMFLVDSVEPSSFVYEGRRSNQISVHMPRDEMLHRFGQSCMGGVAIDRHDPLWVAMRAVLTKMLTSPDVQVQLREAFLCLMGAYLQAGRTGSRGFETLLSRALALIDRHREDPGFGPRELATRLNVSERMLQRHFQALGESPGHRLLNRRLELAHARLSGRLPEQAKEGVAGIAYDSGFNDLSYFYREFRKRYGTTPGAVARH, from the coding sequence ATGCAGGCGCTTACAGTTCCGGTCTACAGGCCGTTGCCGGTCGAGATCTTGCAAGGCGAGATCCGAAATGTTTGCGGCGCCTTCGATCTGGAGCCCATGCGGGGCACAGGCCTAGTGGCCGGTGATGTCTCGCTGCGGCGCATGGAATACTTCGATGCCGCGGTCGTGGCGCTCGATGCCCGATATGTGCAGCGCGGCGTCCGATCGATCCGCCAGGATCCGGGCGAACATCTCTTTCTGCTGGTCCAGGACGAGGGCCATTGCAGCGTCACGCAGGGAGACCAGTCGCTCGAGCTCGCACCCGGAGACATGTTCCTCGTCGATTCCGTCGAACCCTCGTCCTTCGTTTACGAGGGAAGGCGCTCGAACCAGATCTCGGTGCATATGCCGCGCGACGAGATGCTGCATCGTTTTGGCCAGTCCTGCATGGGCGGCGTTGCGATCGACCGGCACGACCCTCTCTGGGTCGCCATGCGAGCGGTGCTGACGAAAATGCTGACCAGTCCCGATGTTCAGGTGCAGCTCCGGGAAGCCTTCCTGTGCCTGATGGGCGCCTATCTTCAGGCGGGCCGGACCGGCAGCCGCGGGTTCGAGACCCTGTTGTCGCGGGCACTCGCCTTGATCGACCGCCATCGCGAGGATCCCGGCTTCGGCCCGCGCGAGCTCGCCACACGGCTGAACGTCTCGGAGCGCATGCTGCAGCGGCACTTCCAAGCTCTGGGCGAGAGCCCGGGCCACCGGCTGCTCAATCGCCGCCTCGAGCTTGCGCATGCGCGGCTCTCCGGCCGCCTGCCGGAACAGGCGAAGGAAGGGGTCGCGGGCATTGCCTACGATTCCGGCTTCAACGACCTTTCCTATTTCTATCGCGAGTTCCGCAAGCGATACGGCACCACGCCGGGCGCGGTCGCCCGCCACTGA
- a CDS encoding 3-hydroxyacyl-CoA dehydrogenase NAD-binding domain-containing protein yields MAVSIEHRGEIAVVIVDNPPVNALSQVVRQALLEAAEALDADPSVKAVVLTCAGRTFIAGADVGEFGKPPMPPHLPDLVSRIERAAKPWLAAIHGSALGGGFEVALGCRFRVAVPSASVGLPEVRLGIVPGAGGTVRLPRIAEVETAVDMVTTGKPLGARKAHEAGLLDALIEDDLVAGAAAFARAVLDRPLPPALCDRPVAPPPAGFWEAAERTVSARAKREDAPLRALACMRRAAETDFDTAIAFERETFLALRGSAQAAALRHVFFAERAATRPPELAGVAPRMIRSTAVIGGGTMGAGIAAALRDSGLPVILIERDGAAIERGLASLRAIFDGAAKRGRISADVATERMAGITATTDYAALADVDLAIEAVFEDMDVKRDVFARLADSCGDDAILATNTSYLDPERIAVGVRRPERFLGLHFFSPAHVMKLLEIVPTKATAPEVLATGFALARMLNKIPVRAGICDGFIGNRILKVTRAQAERLLLSGATPAAVDAAMRAFGLPMGPFEAQDLGGLDIAAFQRKAARARGETPFAPIADRLCAIERFGQKSGGGWYDYEPGDRTPRPSDAVAAVIAEEAKGRPRRDWNEDAIADCILWPMVNEGARILADGTALRPSDIDLVKIHGYGFPRWRGGPMHCAEAHGLGNVVDALRALAEEGLAEPPCDLLLEAARRGGFPTPLVEAL; encoded by the coding sequence ATGGCCGTCAGCATCGAACACCGTGGCGAGATCGCCGTCGTCATCGTAGACAATCCTCCGGTCAACGCGCTGTCGCAGGTCGTGCGCCAGGCTCTTCTTGAGGCGGCGGAGGCGCTCGATGCCGATCCGTCGGTGAAGGCGGTGGTGCTCACCTGCGCCGGGCGCACCTTCATTGCCGGGGCCGATGTCGGTGAATTCGGCAAGCCGCCGATGCCGCCGCACCTGCCCGATCTCGTGTCGCGGATCGAGCGGGCGGCAAAGCCATGGCTCGCCGCCATCCACGGCAGCGCGCTTGGCGGCGGCTTCGAAGTCGCCCTCGGCTGCCGCTTCCGCGTCGCGGTTCCTTCGGCAAGTGTAGGCTTGCCGGAGGTCCGCCTCGGCATCGTGCCGGGCGCCGGCGGAACGGTGCGTCTGCCGCGGATCGCCGAGGTGGAGACGGCGGTCGACATGGTCACGACGGGGAAGCCGCTCGGGGCGCGCAAGGCCCACGAGGCCGGATTGCTCGACGCGTTGATCGAGGACGATCTCGTCGCCGGTGCCGCGGCCTTCGCCCGCGCTGTTCTCGACAGGCCGCTGCCCCCCGCGCTTTGCGATCGCCCCGTCGCGCCACCGCCTGCGGGTTTCTGGGAGGCAGCGGAAAGGACCGTTTCGGCCCGCGCCAAACGGGAAGATGCGCCTCTCAGAGCGCTGGCCTGTATGCGGCGCGCCGCCGAGACGGACTTCGACACGGCGATCGCCTTCGAGCGCGAAACGTTCCTGGCGCTGCGCGGCTCGGCGCAGGCCGCCGCACTCCGTCACGTCTTCTTCGCCGAGCGGGCAGCGACCCGGCCGCCGGAGCTTGCCGGTGTGGCGCCGCGCATGATCCGTTCGACGGCGGTGATCGGCGGCGGCACCATGGGCGCCGGCATTGCCGCGGCGCTGCGCGATTCCGGCCTGCCGGTCATCCTGATCGAGCGCGATGGTGCGGCAATCGAACGAGGGCTCGCCAGCTTGCGGGCGATCTTCGACGGCGCGGCAAAGCGCGGCCGCATTTCCGCTGACGTGGCAACCGAGCGGATGGCGGGCATCACCGCCACCACGGATTACGCGGCGCTCGCCGATGTCGATCTCGCTATCGAGGCGGTCTTCGAGGACATGGACGTGAAGCGGGACGTCTTTGCGCGTCTTGCCGACAGCTGCGGTGACGATGCCATCCTCGCGACGAACACCTCCTATCTCGATCCCGAGCGGATCGCCGTGGGCGTTCGCCGGCCGGAGCGCTTCCTGGGCCTGCATTTCTTCAGCCCGGCACATGTGATGAAGCTATTGGAAATCGTGCCGACCAAGGCGACGGCGCCGGAGGTGCTGGCGACCGGCTTCGCGCTGGCGCGGATGCTGAACAAGATCCCGGTGCGCGCCGGCATATGCGACGGGTTCATCGGCAACCGTATCCTGAAGGTCACCAGGGCGCAGGCCGAGCGACTGCTGCTCTCCGGCGCCACGCCCGCGGCCGTCGACGCCGCCATGCGTGCCTTCGGACTTCCCATGGGACCCTTCGAGGCGCAGGACCTTGGCGGGCTCGACATCGCGGCATTCCAGCGCAAGGCCGCGCGTGCGCGCGGCGAGACGCCCTTCGCGCCGATCGCCGATCGCCTTTGCGCGATCGAGCGCTTCGGCCAGAAGAGCGGCGGCGGCTGGTATGACTACGAGCCAGGCGACCGCACGCCGCGGCCTTCGGATGCGGTCGCGGCGGTCATCGCCGAGGAGGCGAAGGGCCGGCCTCGGCGGGACTGGAACGAGGACGCCATTGCCGACTGCATTCTCTGGCCGATGGTCAACGAGGGAGCACGCATCCTTGCGGACGGCACGGCGCTACGGCCGTCCGATATCGACCTGGTGAAGATCCACGGCTACGGCTTTCCGCGCTGGCGCGGCGGGCCGATGCACTGTGCAGAGGCCCATGGACTCGGTAACGTCGTCGATGCACTGCGCGCGCTTGCCGAAGAGGGGCTGGCCGAGCCGCCTTGCGACCTCTTGCTCGAGGCCGCCCGGCGCGGCGGGTTCCCGACGCCTCTCGTTGAGGCATTGTAG
- a CDS encoding ABC transporter ATP-binding protein: MLTVEGLRSRYGRIEVLHGIDLEIGSGEIVAVVGANGAGKTTLLRCLSGIQPVSGGAIHFRGEALMAVPAYRRLERGLAQSPEGRQIFTNLTVEENLRLGAYLFSDDRVGRDMEDAFAMFPVLREKRNLAAGGLSGGQQQMLAIARALMGRPSCLLLDEPSMGLAPILVRQIFDVVKGLRGLGVTVLLVEQNAFGALSIADRGYVMETGRITMTGPAAELIADQRIREAYLGI; this comes from the coding sequence ATGCTCACCGTTGAGGGATTGCGCTCGCGCTACGGGCGCATCGAGGTCCTGCACGGCATCGATCTCGAAATCGGCTCGGGCGAGATCGTCGCGGTGGTCGGCGCCAACGGCGCCGGCAAGACGACGCTGCTGCGCTGTCTCTCCGGCATCCAGCCCGTCTCCGGCGGAGCGATCCACTTCCGAGGCGAGGCGTTGATGGCGGTTCCAGCCTATCGCCGCCTCGAGCGCGGTCTGGCACAATCGCCGGAAGGACGGCAGATCTTCACCAATCTGACGGTCGAGGAAAATCTCCGCCTCGGCGCCTACCTGTTCTCCGACGACCGGGTGGGGCGCGACATGGAGGATGCCTTCGCGATGTTCCCGGTCTTGAGAGAAAAGCGCAATCTCGCCGCCGGCGGCCTCTCGGGCGGGCAGCAGCAGATGCTGGCTATCGCGCGGGCGCTGATGGGGCGGCCGTCCTGCCTGCTGCTCGATGAGCCGAGCATGGGTCTCGCGCCAATCCTGGTGCGGCAGATCTTCGACGTCGTCAAAGGCCTGCGCGGGCTCGGCGTCACCGTGCTCCTCGTGGAGCAGAACGCCTTCGGTGCCCTGTCGATCGCCGACCGCGGCTATGTGATGGAGACCGGCCGCATCACCATGACCGGCCCGGCCGCCGAACTCATCGCCGACCAGCGTATCCGTGAAGCCTATCTAGGAATCTAA
- a CDS encoding ABC transporter ATP-binding protein, producing MNLLQVEGLGIEFGGLRAVRDVSFSLNAGEIVSVIGPNGAGKTTLFNMVSGIYRPGHGRVKLAGEDVTGMEPHLLARRGLSRTFQNLQIFQAMTVLENAIAGHHLHEKGSVLADLFGLPSSRRRAREAEASSRRLLDRVGLGRAEAQEAGSLSYGALKRLEIARALALNPRVLLLDEPAAGCNAVETEEIDRLIAEVAAEGVAILLVEHDMKMVMRISNHIVVLDHGEKIAEGEPAKVSRDPRVIEAYLGPQAREAADAHR from the coding sequence ATGAATCTGCTTCAGGTCGAAGGGCTGGGCATCGAATTCGGCGGCTTGCGTGCCGTCCGCGATGTCAGTTTTTCCCTCAATGCCGGCGAGATCGTCTCGGTGATCGGCCCGAACGGCGCCGGCAAGACGACCCTCTTCAACATGGTCTCCGGCATCTACCGGCCCGGGCACGGTCGCGTGAAGCTTGCCGGCGAGGACGTGACCGGCATGGAGCCGCACCTGCTGGCGCGGCGGGGCCTTTCCCGCACCTTCCAGAACCTGCAGATATTCCAGGCGATGACGGTGCTGGAGAATGCAATTGCCGGGCATCATCTGCACGAAAAGGGGTCGGTGCTCGCCGATCTCTTCGGCCTGCCGTCATCCCGCCGCCGTGCCCGCGAGGCCGAGGCGAGCTCACGCAGGCTGCTCGACCGGGTTGGCCTCGGCCGTGCGGAGGCCCAGGAGGCCGGGTCGCTCTCCTATGGGGCGCTGAAGCGGCTCGAGATCGCTCGCGCGCTGGCGCTGAATCCGCGTGTCCTTCTCCTCGATGAGCCGGCCGCGGGCTGCAATGCCGTGGAGACGGAGGAGATCGATCGGCTGATCGCCGAAGTCGCGGCTGAAGGTGTCGCGATCCTGCTGGTGGAGCACGACATGAAGATGGTGATGCGCATCTCGAACCATATCGTCGTCCTGGACCACGGCGAAAAGATTGCCGAAGGTGAACCGGCGAAAGTGTCGCGCGATCCGCGCGTCATCGAAGCCTATCTCGGGCCGCAGGCGAGGGAGGCGGCCGATGCTCACCGTTGA
- a CDS encoding branched-chain amino acid ABC transporter permease translates to MRLSSKTNTLLALAALIALAPLFFPSSYYFRVGSLIFVNGLAVTGLVVLIGYAGQISLGHAGFVGIGAYACALAPVHLGLNPLVAAGLGAALSGAIAWLVGRPILRLKGYYLAVASLGFGALVSMVLANEAGLTGGPDGMTVPDPGLRALLKSVGIDLSNAAFWYAFSAVVLVIGAWLALNLYHSPTGRALRALHGSEVAARTVGVDVARSKLQAFVISAVYASISGSLLALQNKFITPDVAGYMHSIELVTMTVLGGAGSVIGAISGAVILTTLPQVLTVFQEYEQVMLGLVMMLVMIFMRDGLLPSLSRNIRGRGQ, encoded by the coding sequence ATGCGGCTCTCGTCGAAGACAAACACTTTGCTCGCGCTCGCCGCACTGATTGCGCTGGCGCCGCTGTTCTTCCCGTCCTCCTACTATTTTCGGGTCGGCTCGCTGATCTTCGTCAACGGGCTGGCGGTGACCGGTCTCGTCGTTCTGATCGGTTATGCCGGCCAGATCAGCCTCGGCCACGCCGGCTTCGTCGGCATCGGCGCCTATGCCTGTGCCTTGGCGCCGGTTCATCTCGGGCTCAATCCGCTCGTTGCTGCCGGCCTCGGCGCCGCGCTGTCGGGCGCGATCGCCTGGCTGGTCGGCCGGCCGATCCTGCGGCTGAAGGGCTATTATCTGGCGGTGGCAAGCCTCGGTTTCGGCGCCCTGGTGTCGATGGTGCTCGCCAACGAGGCGGGGCTCACCGGCGGCCCGGACGGGATGACGGTGCCCGATCCGGGATTGCGGGCCCTGCTCAAGTCGGTCGGCATCGATCTCTCCAACGCCGCCTTCTGGTATGCCTTCTCAGCTGTCGTGCTCGTCATCGGCGCCTGGCTCGCTTTGAACCTCTATCATAGCCCCACCGGACGGGCCTTGCGCGCGCTCCATGGATCGGAGGTCGCGGCCCGGACGGTCGGCGTCGACGTGGCCCGGTCCAAGCTGCAGGCCTTCGTGATCTCGGCCGTTTATGCCTCGATCTCAGGCTCGCTGCTGGCGCTGCAGAACAAGTTCATCACGCCGGACGTGGCGGGCTACATGCATTCGATCGAACTCGTCACCATGACGGTGCTTGGCGGCGCCGGCTCGGTCATCGGCGCGATCAGCGGTGCGGTGATCCTGACGACGCTGCCGCAGGTCCTGACGGTCTTCCAGGAGTACGAGCAGGTGATGCTCGGTCTCGTCATGATGCTGGTGATGATCTTCATGCGTGATGGCCTGCTGCCGAGTCTTTCGCGCAACATCCGGGGGAGGGGTCAATGA
- a CDS encoding branched-chain amino acid ABC transporter permease, whose translation MPELMQFILSGVTVGAVYALVALGFTIIYNASDVVNFAQGEFVMLGGMFTVFSFEAGIPLPLAAAIAILATAAIGVALNKLAIEPARGAPVVSLIIITIGASILIRGLTQIAFDKQLHRFPAFSGDTPIQIMGATVLPQSVWVIAGALAVFVGLWLFFTRTLTGRAVLATANNRIAAQLVGINTRYVMTLSFALSAAIGALAGVLVTPITLTGYDIGIALALKGFAAAMLGGMGNPKGALVGGLLLGVIEALTAGYLSSQYKDAAAFVIILAVLFAMPQGLFGRQATDRV comes from the coding sequence ATGCCCGAACTCATGCAATTCATCCTGTCCGGGGTGACCGTCGGCGCGGTCTATGCGCTGGTCGCCCTGGGCTTCACCATCATCTATAACGCCTCCGACGTCGTGAACTTTGCCCAAGGCGAATTCGTGATGCTCGGCGGCATGTTCACCGTCTTCTCCTTCGAAGCGGGGATCCCGCTGCCGCTCGCGGCGGCGATCGCCATCCTGGCGACGGCGGCGATCGGTGTGGCGCTGAACAAGCTCGCCATCGAGCCTGCGCGGGGCGCGCCGGTCGTCTCGCTGATCATCATCACCATCGGTGCGTCGATTCTCATCCGCGGTCTGACGCAGATCGCCTTCGACAAGCAGCTCCACCGCTTCCCGGCCTTCTCCGGCGACACGCCCATTCAGATCATGGGCGCGACGGTCCTGCCGCAGAGCGTCTGGGTGATCGCGGGGGCGCTGGCGGTCTTTGTCGGCCTGTGGCTGTTCTTCACCCGGACCCTCACCGGCCGGGCGGTTCTCGCCACCGCCAACAATCGCATTGCCGCGCAGCTCGTCGGCATCAACACCAGATACGTGATGACCCTGAGCTTCGCCCTGTCCGCGGCGATCGGCGCGCTTGCCGGCGTGCTCGTCACGCCGATTACGCTCACCGGCTACGACATCGGCATCGCCCTTGCCCTGAAAGGGTTCGCGGCAGCGATGCTGGGCGGGATGGGCAATCCCAAGGGTGCGCTGGTCGGAGGGCTGCTGCTCGGCGTCATCGAGGCGCTGACCGCCGGCTATCTCAGCTCGCAATACAAGGATGCCGCCGCCTTCGTGATCATCCTCGCCGTGCTCTTTGCCATGCCTCAGGGGCTGTTCGGCCGGCAAGCAACGGATCGGGTGTAG